A window of Shewanella mesophila contains these coding sequences:
- a CDS encoding ion transporter, with translation MDASDDTLRLKLRQIIFGTETKAGRYFDLALIVCIVLSVSLVFLDTIDSVHSQYGDLIRIVEWFFTGIFTLEYLLRLYCSAQPVKYARSFYGVVDLLSILPSYLALVFPGANFTLVIRVLRLFRIFRVLKLLRYLSEGNILLRAMMQSSRKVFLFFFSVSLIVMVLSAVMYVVEGPEHGFTSMPKSIYWTIVTITTVGYGDITPQTTLGQAIAALTMLIGYSIIAIPTGILTAEISQEIVRKKDLRRCSNCLKMGHEVEALYCDKCGSELEKEL, from the coding sequence ATGGATGCGAGCGACGATACATTAAGATTAAAACTGCGGCAGATCATTTTTGGTACAGAGACTAAGGCGGGCCGCTATTTCGATTTAGCCCTGATAGTCTGTATTGTGCTCAGTGTTTCGCTGGTGTTTCTCGATACCATAGACAGTGTGCATAGCCAGTATGGCGACTTGATCCGCATTGTTGAGTGGTTTTTTACTGGAATATTTACCCTCGAGTACCTACTCAGGTTGTACTGTTCCGCACAGCCAGTGAAATATGCGCGCAGTTTTTATGGCGTAGTCGATCTGCTTTCTATCTTACCTAGTTATTTGGCGTTGGTGTTCCCTGGGGCGAACTTTACCTTAGTGATCAGAGTATTACGCTTGTTTCGTATTTTTAGGGTATTGAAGCTGCTGCGGTATCTTAGCGAGGGCAATATTTTATTGCGCGCTATGATGCAGTCCAGTCGCAAGGTGTTTCTGTTTTTCTTTTCAGTGAGCCTTATCGTGATGGTATTGAGCGCCGTTATGTATGTCGTTGAAGGGCCAGAGCATGGTTTTACCTCAATGCCAAAGTCTATCTATTGGACCATAGTTACTATTACTACGGTTGGCTATGGCGATATCACGCCTCAAACCACATTGGGACAAGCGATAGCCGCGCTGACGATGCTAATTGGTTACTCTATTATTGCCATCCCTACTGGTATTTTAACCGCTGAGATCTCACAAGAAATTGTGCGCAAGAAAGATTTAAGGCGTTGCAGTAACTGCCTAAAAATGGGTCATGAGGTCGAAGCACTCTATTGTGATAAGTGCGGCAGCGAACTTGAGAAGGAGCTGTAG
- a CDS encoding MATE family efflux transporter, with protein sequence MTKAKFVEGSIMRHILVMSSTAAIGISALFVVDLIDIFFLSMLGEQELAAAVGYAGTISFFTTSIGIGLSIALGALVSRAIGAKQFELAKRLLLNSAVVTLLVAVLVAIIVTIFIPDLLALVGASGHTADLAADYLYILVPSMPLICLAMALGAALRAVGDAKLSMVSTLIGGGVNLVFDPIFIFLLAMGIEGAAIASVLARIAVLIVAARGVFIKHNLIGRFDLSWLKEDIRPIFAIAGPAMVTNIATPIGNAVVTRAIADFGDSYVAAWAVLGRLTPVAFGMIFALSGAVGPIVGQNFGAREFERVKEILTKALLFCGIYVVSLSLLLFLLQEQIIVVFGMQGDGAELIRFFCSYIAVFFVFSGALFVANASFNNLGKAKYSTLFNVGKATLGTIPFVYYGAQWGGVQGVLIGQVMGSIVFGILGVWTAFHLVDKVQSTRFFTGREKDEFDDLNEELSVSSSNPLSSSCAQMAQLSEEQDCEDSTRITELVVGERRD encoded by the coding sequence ATGACCAAAGCTAAGTTTGTTGAAGGCTCCATCATGCGGCATATTTTGGTGATGAGCTCCACGGCTGCCATTGGCATATCCGCGCTGTTTGTCGTTGATCTTATCGACATCTTTTTCTTGAGCATGTTAGGTGAGCAGGAGCTCGCCGCTGCAGTTGGCTATGCTGGCACAATTTCATTTTTTACTACATCAATCGGCATTGGTTTATCTATCGCATTAGGAGCCTTGGTTTCGCGGGCGATAGGGGCGAAACAGTTTGAACTCGCTAAGCGGTTATTGCTCAATAGTGCGGTTGTCACCCTACTGGTTGCGGTTCTTGTCGCTATTATTGTGACCATCTTTATTCCGGATCTGTTAGCTCTTGTTGGAGCCTCTGGTCATACGGCCGATCTTGCTGCTGACTATCTTTATATCTTGGTGCCCTCGATGCCGCTGATCTGCTTAGCCATGGCGTTGGGCGCTGCACTACGCGCGGTTGGCGATGCAAAACTGTCGATGGTTTCGACCCTTATTGGTGGTGGCGTCAATTTAGTGTTCGATCCTATTTTTATTTTTTTGCTGGCCATGGGGATCGAAGGTGCAGCTATCGCTTCGGTGCTTGCGCGTATTGCCGTATTAATCGTTGCTGCCAGAGGCGTATTCATTAAGCATAACTTGATTGGACGATTCGATCTGTCATGGCTTAAAGAAGATATTCGACCTATTTTTGCCATTGCAGGTCCCGCCATGGTGACCAATATCGCCACGCCGATCGGTAATGCGGTCGTAACCCGAGCCATTGCCGATTTTGGTGATAGTTATGTTGCGGCCTGGGCGGTACTAGGGCGCTTAACACCAGTCGCCTTTGGGATGATATTTGCGTTATCGGGTGCGGTTGGGCCTATCGTTGGACAAAATTTTGGTGCGCGGGAATTTGAGCGGGTAAAAGAGATCTTGACTAAAGCACTGCTCTTTTGCGGGATCTATGTGGTATCGCTCTCATTACTGCTGTTTTTATTACAAGAACAGATCATTGTCGTGTTTGGCATGCAGGGGGATGGCGCAGAATTAATTCGCTTCTTCTGTAGCTACATCGCCGTGTTTTTTGTGTTTTCTGGGGCTCTGTTTGTCGCTAATGCCTCATTTAATAACTTAGGTAAAGCCAAGTATTCAACCTTGTTTAATGTGGGCAAGGCCACATTGGGTACGATTCCTTTTGTTTACTATGGTGCTCAGTGGGGCGGGGTTCAGGGGGTATTGATTGGCCAAGTCATGGGGTCGATTGTTTTCGGTATTCTTGGGGTGTGGACTGCCTTTCATTTGGTGGATAAAGTGCAAAGTACTAGGTTTTTTACTGGTCGCGAAAAAGATGAATTTGACGATTTAAATGAGGAGCTTAGCGTCTCTAGCTCCAACCCTTTGTCATCATCTTGTGCACAAATGGCCCAACTCAGTGAAGAGCAAGATTGTGAGGACAGTACTAGAATCACCGAATTGGTTGTGGGCGAGCGACGAGACTGA
- a CDS encoding esterase/lipase family protein, with protein sequence MEECSTADTNMQEYVILLHGLARTERSLSKLAIAIEKHGYRCINHSYPSTKHDIATLAEVAVAEALSLCGDATKIHFVTHSMGGILVRQYLSRRPIKNLARVVMLGPPNRGSEVVDTLRNVPGFKLINGPAGTQLGTEEMSVPNSLGRANFELGIIAGTRSINLLLSTMLPGPNDGKVSVERTKLAGMKDHIALPVTHPLMMNNALVIEQTVHFLKYGVFNHN encoded by the coding sequence ATGGAGGAATGTTCTACGGCTGATACCAATATGCAAGAATATGTGATTTTACTTCATGGCCTAGCGCGCACCGAACGTTCTTTGAGTAAATTGGCTATCGCTATTGAAAAACATGGCTATCGCTGTATCAATCACTCCTATCCCTCAACTAAGCACGATATTGCAACGCTTGCCGAGGTAGCCGTGGCAGAGGCGCTGTCCTTATGTGGAGATGCGACCAAGATCCATTTTGTCACCCATTCAATGGGCGGGATTTTGGTGCGGCAATATTTGAGTCGGCGCCCCATTAAAAATTTAGCGCGAGTCGTTATGTTGGGACCACCGAATCGAGGTAGTGAGGTGGTAGATACCCTGCGAAACGTGCCCGGATTTAAGTTAATTAATGGCCCGGCAGGAACGCAGCTTGGTACCGAAGAGATGAGCGTTCCTAACAGTCTTGGGCGTGCTAATTTTGAGTTAGGTATTATTGCAGGCACGCGCAGTATTAATCTGCTCTTGTCTACCATGTTGCCTGGACCTAATGATGGTAAGGTGTCAGTTGAGCGAACAAAATTAGCGGGGATGAAGGATCATATCGCCCTGCCTGTTACCCATCCTTTGATGATGAATAACGCGCTGGTGATAGAACAAACCGTACATTTTTTAAAGTATGGAGTGTTTAATCACAACTAA
- a CDS encoding L,D-transpeptidase family protein translates to MRILFKPLLLIILLLSTSLTWAASSVQHSPQSGSHSNIGKVDLVVVDKSNASMMLMRKGKVLRRYKIAMGDRPQGHKLQEGDQRTPEGRYILDYKKSDSAYYRAIHISYPNEEDRLRAEALGIDPGGQIMIHGQNPNSSLTPDEAQTLNWTDGCIALKNNEIDELWRAVDMGTPIEIWP, encoded by the coding sequence ATGCGGATATTATTTAAACCACTCCTGCTAATAATTTTACTTTTAAGCACAAGCCTCACTTGGGCCGCTTCCAGCGTGCAACACTCTCCTCAAAGTGGCAGTCACAGTAATATTGGCAAGGTTGATCTCGTGGTTGTCGATAAATCAAACGCCAGCATGATGTTAATGCGAAAAGGTAAAGTCCTTCGCCGTTATAAGATTGCCATGGGTGATAGGCCTCAAGGCCATAAGCTACAGGAGGGAGATCAACGCACTCCCGAAGGGCGTTACATTCTCGACTATAAAAAATCGGATAGCGCATACTACCGAGCAATTCATATCTCCTACCCCAATGAGGAAGATAGGTTAAGAGCCGAGGCCCTTGGCATCGATCCTGGTGGTCAAATAATGATCCACGGCCAAAACCCTAACTCCTCGCTCACGCCAGATGAAGCGCAAACACTTAATTGGACCGATGGTTGCATCGCCCTTAAAAACAACGAAATAGATGAGCTTTGGCGCGCCGTCGATATGGGGACACCCATTGAAATATGGCCCTAA
- a CDS encoding DUF2986 domain-containing protein: MNRKQKIIKKTAKRAKARLNKHTPPSVKKYVSKGDRAKELAREQAEMAAKANELAKEKPAVDTDAAIETPATDDTNDKSEA, translated from the coding sequence ATGAACAGAAAACAGAAAATCATCAAAAAGACGGCCAAACGAGCTAAGGCACGTCTAAATAAGCACACTCCACCCAGTGTTAAAAAGTATGTGTCTAAAGGTGATCGCGCCAAAGAACTCGCTCGAGAACAAGCCGAGATGGCAGCAAAAGCCAATGAATTAGCCAAAGAGAAACCTGCTGTTGATACTGATGCTGCAATAGAAACCCCAGCCACAGACGACACAAATGACAAAAGCGAAGCTTAA
- the yqfB gene encoding N(4)-acetylcytidine aminohydrolase translates to MTYSIDGEITFFQRFEADILSGAKNITLRDQSESHFTVGQRLQVATFEDHRWFCDILIERVEKLAFGELNDLHAQQENMTLSELKKVIIDIYGAIDTLYLIGFSVIKS, encoded by the coding sequence ATGACATATTCCATCGATGGTGAGATCACCTTTTTCCAGCGTTTCGAGGCCGATATTCTCTCTGGCGCTAAAAATATCACCTTAAGAGATCAATCTGAGTCTCATTTCACTGTTGGGCAACGCCTACAAGTAGCGACGTTTGAAGATCATCGCTGGTTTTGCGACATCCTGATTGAACGGGTTGAAAAGCTCGCTTTTGGGGAACTTAATGATCTTCATGCTCAGCAAGAAAATATGACTCTATCTGAGCTTAAAAAAGTCATTATCGACATTTATGGCGCGATAGATACCCTCTATCTTATCGGTTTTTCTGTGATCAAGTCGTAA